The Pyxidicoccus sp. MSG2 DNA segment ATTTTCCGCTCGCGACTTTCGCGCGGTACGCCGTGTCCAATTCGGCGTTGTAGAACCTGCCTTCGAAATCCCTCAGGCTGACATTCGGAGCTACCGTCGGACTCTTCGCAGCCGGAGCGGCGTTCGGGACGGGGGCGGGCTGAAGATCTTTCAGATACATTTCGGCAACCTTCATGCTGGTGTCCGCGTTCAGGTAATGTTCGTCGTTGCTCAACGCGATGACACCCAATCGCTGCTCGGGGAAGCGCCCGAGAAAAGATCGAAACGCGGCCGCGTGCCCGCCGTGACTGTAACGCTTGACGCCCCTCTCGTTCCAGAGGATCTGCCCTTTCGCGTGGTAGCCCGGGTTGCCGTCGGAGACCGCGTAGACGACCCGCTCGCCGTTGTCGAGCAGCGACGGTTCGTTGAACCTGCGTATCAACTCGGCATCGCCGACGACCGGTCTCTCGAAATTCAGCACCCACTTCGCCATGTCCTCCACGGTGGTGTAGAGATTTGACGGGCCGTCGACCGAGTTGGTCAGGGGCATTTTCTTGTAGGTACCGCTGACCAATTCGTAGGAGTCCGCTCGATTCCGGACGAGCTTTTCGAAGTCGTCGTAGAACTGCGTGTCGTTCATCCCGAGCGGTTCGAAGATGTTCTTCTTCGTGTACGCGGCGAACGACTGCCCGCTCGTTCGCCTGACAATTTCCGCCAGCAGCGTGTAGCCGGAATTGCTGTAGAGGTACTGGCTGCCGGGCTCGAAGTTCAACTCCCTTTGCCGGCACAACATCCTGATGACCTGCTCCGTCGTGGTGGCGTCGGCGGACTTCCACCCGGCCAGGCTCATCACCGCGGATTGGTCTTTGACGCCGCTCGTGTGTGCGAGGAGGTGCTTCAACCTTACCGTCTTGCCGTAGGCCGGTAGTTCCGGAATGTATTTTCTGACGTCATCCTCGAGCGAGACCTTGCCTTGCTTCTCCAGAAGGTAGATCGCGAAAGCGGTGAACTGCTTTGAAACCGAGCCGATCTGAAACACCGTCGTCGTGGTGATCGGCACGTCGAGCTCGAGATTGGCCGTTCCGTAGCCTTTCTTGAAGACAATATTCCCGTCTTTGACGACCGCCACCGCGACCCCGGGCGTCGAGGCGTTGTAGTTGGAGAATATCCGGTCGATCTCCCCGCCGACGTCCGCACCGTTCGTTTGCCCGAGAGCGGGCGAGGCGGCGATGAAAAGCAATGCAATGGAAAAGAGCGTTCCAGGGGACGAGACGATCTGGGCCTCCGTGGTGGGTGCTGCGAGGCACTGTGCCTGCCCGCCAGCGGCCCGTGCGGCCCGTTCAGCCAGCCAGCAGCTCCGTGCAGCGAACGGGCCCTCCGCTGCAGCGAACGGGCCCTGGTCCACAGCAAGGGCTGAAACTCCGGTTGGGCGCGACGAAACTCTCGTTGCCACACTTCCGGTGCGCGGGAGCGAGAGTCCGCACCGCGCACCGGAAGACAGGGCTCAGAGGTTGGTGATGTAGCTCAGGGTGAAGAGCGAGTCCGTGAGCGTGCCGGTGGGGTTGCGGCAGTGGACGGTGACCTGGGTTCCCCCAGCGCCAGCCGAGCCCCAGCTACCGACATTGCAATAGAGGTTGGTGCCGCCGTAGGCCGTCACCATTGCGCTCGTCTTGTTGAACGAGGCCATGTTGGGGATGGTGACGACATACGTGCCCGTGCTCGGGTGGGTGGCCGTCAGGGTGTTGCCCAGCGAGTGCCACTGGTACGAGAGGGACGGCGTGTGGGAGGCGGCCGTGGCGTCGCTGCTCCACGCGTACGCGCCGAGCTGCCCGTCGTTCGCGACGTGCTGGTCGGTGTAGCGCATGCTCCAGAGCGTATCGACGGGGCTGCCCGCCGAGTCGAAGCACCGGACGTTGACGACATTCGTCGCCCAGCTGGACACCTTGCAGTATTCCGAGCTGGAGCCGTAGGCGGTCACCTGGACGTTTCCGCCCGTGGTGGTGAAGCCGGGCAGCGTGGCGCTGTAGACGCCCACGCTGCTTCGGCTGACGGTGTTGGTGCCGCCACGCGAGTTGTAGGCGTACTGGAGGGAGGGCGTGTAGCTCGCCGACGTCGGCTCGTTTGCCCAGAGGTAGGCGCCCTGCTCCGGGTTGCCAGCGCCCGCGCGGTAGTACTGCGCGACGAAGGTGGTGTCCGCCGCCACGCCCGCCGGGGTGTGGCATTGGACATAGACATGCTCCGTGGTTCCGGAGGGTACCCAGCTCGCCGCCTTGCACCGGTTGGCGGAGCCGTAGGCGGTCACCTGGACATTGCCGTTGGACTGGCCGAGGCCCGGCATC contains these protein-coding regions:
- a CDS encoding serine hydrolase domain-containing protein: MDQGPFAAAEGPFAARSCWLAERAARAAGGQAQCLAAPTTEAQIVSSPGTLFSIALLFIAASPALGQTNGADVGGEIDRIFSNYNASTPGVAVAVVKDGNIVFKKGYGTANLELDVPITTTTVFQIGSVSKQFTAFAIYLLEKQGKVSLEDDVRKYIPELPAYGKTVRLKHLLAHTSGVKDQSAVMSLAGWKSADATTTEQVIRMLCRQRELNFEPGSQYLYSNSGYTLLAEIVRRTSGQSFAAYTKKNIFEPLGMNDTQFYDDFEKLVRNRADSYELVSGTYKKMPLTNSVDGPSNLYTTVEDMAKWVLNFERPVVGDAELIRRFNEPSLLDNGERVVYAVSDGNPGYHAKGQILWNERGVKRYSHGGHAAAFRSFLGRFPEQRLGVIALSNDEHYLNADTSMKVAEMYLKDLQPAPVPNAAPAAKSPTVAPNVSLRDFEGRFYNAELDTAYRAKVASGKLLLSHIRYGDIALIDAGKDKFSGTIEFPVQIEFVRSSNGIVTGFRISNWGAKNVKFEKAAN